In one window of Henckelia pumila isolate YLH828 chromosome 1, ASM3356847v2, whole genome shotgun sequence DNA:
- the LOC140866228 gene encoding receptor-like kinase TMK4, which produces MEITSLPHHNQPPMATLSPPRRRRRLLFHLFLTLLPLLATSDDSAAMLKLLASLSPAPPGWSSDTNFCKWTNVNCDTTGSYVTGINLNSASVSGTLPPEINSLSQLKTIALQKNSLTGTLPSFENMTSLEQIFLDGNGFTSVPKNFLLGLTNLQTLSISGNYKLGPWEIPAYLTGSSNLVTFYASNASIYGIIPDIFGSFPNLQNLRLSYNFLNGSLPKSFSGSEIQNLWLNNQQQGGLSGTIDVLANMPQLYQVWFQENAFSGGIPDLSKCVNLFDLQLRDNRFTGVLPPSLMSLPNLLNITLQNNKLQGPYPQFSSNVQATIGTTNSFCLEKPGPCDPQVSVLLDVAGALGYPMSLAQSWSGNSACQPVWSFINCDTKGNVVIVNMGKQGYYGTISPAFAKLTSLRTLMLNDNKLTGTIPGVLTSLSQLQTFDVSKNNLSGPIPVFPASVKFNKAGNEFLGQNVTDGGEAGGAPGGGSGSGLNGSGSSKGSASAGMIAGVVIAVVLFVGVLLFVSFKCYMKRRHKRFGRVERSELGKEMVKTNVTNGIQGYAGVPSELHSNSSGDHSEIPIFEGGNVAISIQILRQVTDNFRDENVLGRGGFGVVYKGELHDGTKIAVKRMESGVMGTKGMNEFQAEIAVLTKVRHRHLVALLGYCINGSERLLVYEYMPQGTLSQHLFEWEELGYHPFTWKQRVTIALDVGRGVEYLHSLAQQSFIHRDLKPSNILLTDDMRAKVADFGLVKHAPDGKYSLETRLAGTFGYLAPEYAATGRVTTKVDVYAFGVVLMEIITGRKALDERMPDDKSHLVTWFRRVLINKDNLRKSIDPTLDPDDETYESICKVAELAGHCTAREPYQRPDMGHAVNILGPLVEQWKPSKPEEEEFGIDLHMSLPQALQRWQANEGTSRMFDNLSYGQTQSSIPAKPSGFVDSFSSTDCR; this is translated from the exons ATGGAAATTACTTCTCTTCCTCACCACAACCAACCACCAATGGCCACCCTCTCCCCCCcacgccgccgccgccgcctcctCTTCCATCTCTTCTTGACCCTCCTCCCTCTCCTCGCCACCTCCGACGACTCAGCTGCCATGTTGAAGCTCCTCGCCTCACTCTCTCCGGCCCCACCTGGCTGGTCTTCCGACACAAACTTTTGCAAGTGGACAAATGTCAACTGCGATACCACCGGCTCTTACGTCACCGGAATCAACCTCAACTCCGCCTCCGTTTCCGGCACGCTCCCCCCGGAGATCAACAGCCTCTCCCAGCTCAAAACCATCGCCCTTCAAAAGAACTCTCTCACCGGAACTCTGCCTTCGTTTGAGAACATGACTTCTCTCGAGCAGATATTTCTTGACGGAAATGGTTTCACCTCGGTTCCCAAGAACTTCCTTTTAGGCCTCACGAATCTTCAGACTCTGAGTATAAGCGGGAATTACAAACTGGGTCCTTGGGAGATCCCGGCTTATTTAACTGGAAGTTCAAATCTCGTTACCTTCTATGCCAGCAATGCTAGCATCTATGGGATCATTCCGGATATTTTTGGGTCTTTCCCGAATTTGCAAAACCTGAGGTTGTCTTACAACTTCTTGAATGGATCTTTGCCGAAGTCCTTTTCCGGATCGGAGATTCAAAATCTTTGGCTCAATAATCAGCAACAAGGGGGGTTATCTGGTACTATCGACGTGCTAGCTAACATGCCCCAGCTGTATCAGGTGTGGTTCCAGGAAAATGCTTTCTCTGGTGGGATTCCTGATTTGTCAAAGTGTGTGAATTTGTTTGATTTGCAGTTGAGAGATAATAGGTTTACTGGAGTGTTGCCGCCTTCTTTGATGAGTTTGCCAAATTTGCTTAATATAACGTTGCAGAATAACAAGTTGCAAGGGCCTTATCCCCAGTTTTCTAGTAATGTTCAGGCCACTATTGGCACCACTAATAGCTTTTGCTTAGAAAAACCAGGTCCTTGTGATCCGCAGGTTAGTGTACTTCTTGATGTTGCCGGTGCTTTAGGGTATCCAATGTCTTTAGCCCAATCTTGGTCTGGAAATAGTGCTTGTCAACCAGTTTGGAGCTTTATTAATTGTGATACCAAGGGAAATGTGGTGATTGTGAACATGGGAAAGCAAGGTTATTATGGCACTATTTCCCCGGCATTTGCGAAACTCACCTCGTTGAGGACTTTGATGTTGAATGATAATAAGCTTACTGGAACGATCCCTGGTGTCTTGACTAGTTTGTCCCAGCTTCAAACTTTTGATGTGTCTAAGAATAATTTGTCTGGTCCAATTCCGGTATTTCCTGCAAGTGTGAAGTTTAATAAAGCTGGGAATGAGTTTCTTGGACAAAATGTAACTGATGGTGGTGAAGCTGGTGGTGCGCCAGGGGGTGGATCGGGTTCTGGGTTGAACGGATCCGGATCTTCCAAAGGGTCTGCCTCGGCCGGTATGATTGCAGGGGTGGTAATAGCTGTTGTGTTATTCGTAGGAGTACTGTTGTTCGTTTCTTTTAAGTGCTATATGAAGAGACGTCATAAGAGGTTTGGGAGGGTTGAGAGGTCTGAACTAGGGAAAGAAATGGTGAAAACCAATGTAACTAATGGCATACAAGGATATGCTGGAGTTCCGAGTGAGTTACACAGCAATAGCAGTGGTGATCACAGTGAAATTCCCATTTTCGAAGGTGGAAACGTAGCTATCTCAATACAAATTCTTAGGCAAGTTACGGACAATTTCAGGGACGAGAATGTGTTGGGTAGAGGAGGATTTGGAGTCGTTTACAAAGGTGAATTGCACGATGGCACAAAGATAGCTGTGAAGAGAATGGAATCTGGAGTAATGGGTACGAAAGGGATGAATGAGTTCCAAGCGGAAATCGCGGTTCTTACCAAAGTTAGGCACAGACATTTGGTTGCTCTTCTTGGATACTGTATCAATGGGAGTGAGAGGCTTTTGGTTTACGAGTACATGCCTCAGGGAACTTTAAGCCAGCATTTGTTTGAATGGGAAGAACTTGGCTATCATCCTTTTACGTGGAAACAGCGGGTGACAATAGCATTAGATGTTGGTAGAGGTGTCGAGTATCTTCACAGCTTGGCTCAACAAAGTTTCATTCATAGAGATTTGAAGCCCTCGAATATACTTCTTACAGATGATATGAGAGCAAAGGTTGCGGATTTCGGACTAGTCAAGCATGCTCCTGATGGCAAATATTCGCTTGAGACTCGGTTGGCTGGAACATTTGGCTATCTTGCACCCGAATATGCTG CTACTGGCAGAGTGACAACAAAAGTTGATGTTTATGCATTTGGGGTCGTCTTAATGGAGATCATCACTGGTCGAAAAGCTCTAGACGAAAGAATGCCGGACGATAAATCTCATCTAGTCACTTGGTTTCGCCGAGTCCTTATCAACAAAGACAACCTTCGGAAGTCTATCGACCCAACTCTTGATCCTGACGACGAAACATACGAGAGCATTTGCAAAGTTGCAGAACTTGCTGGTCACTGCACAGCTCGTGAGCCATATCAACGTCCCGACATGGGGCATGCGGTTAATATCTTGGGCCCGCTCGTCGAACAATGGAAACCTTCGAAaccggaagaagaagaattcgGCATTGATCTACATATGAGCCTTCCACAAGCCCTTCAAAGATGGCAAGCTAATGAAGGTACTTCAAGGATGTTTGACAATCTCTCTTATGGTCAAACACAATCGAGCATTCCGGCAAAACCTTCCGGATTCGTAGACAGCTTCAGCTCGACGGATTGTAGGTAG